The following coding sequences are from one Osmia bicornis bicornis chromosome 2, iOsmBic2.1, whole genome shotgun sequence window:
- the LOC114876098 gene encoding uncharacterized protein LOC114876098 isoform X1, translating to MTEMDNKKTEHIVMTPKCKTANSTTLIIERQVLEPPAENGNENNVHIAGGDHKGIVINKQAASVTNGEIHPAHLCLQFRVFLVSAQTGKHTQESRTLQFWFSGTLSESEHPSVAQEFFRELVSPQEFPRDYVGFIKKIMKLMLHKYPTIKKIEVELRQLEEPITLPTRPSDTGHIQLTLPYKKIIWKSVSTDETVMGQVIELTLEKVLELIESAYPNPVTVTDMAKEHGWDPSAVEIKLKELQEKGVVKAMEHGAFTRVVHQDTQVQVVKQMPTMASAKQPTIAIITAQYCEKLAVDSMIENKETFVRYTTVGTASSPDATDGVPRVICRFGESNVYTLGNIGAHRIVCTKLPTVGHTREAMTAAGNTTTRLLGTFQKVDFVFLIGIGGGVPHYTDYNKHVRLGDVVVSYPAPVNKKYIYAYCESAKTNESGDYHFETKEYCPPNLYLQEIAANLRDQSENEPNPPWQKYLKEGLDALSNQTEHDFKAPPPESDKLYMAIGERDVIEVAHPTAPSDAVNKRVDGCSRIHLAPVASGRHIARDDQLRQKFAARFRALAFDAEMDAVVESILGNCRESFAVIRGISDYKDGSRIKEWQPYASLAAASVMKSIICAMDPPTNV from the exons ATGACCGAGATGGATAATAAAAAGACAG AACACATTGTCATGACACCAAAATGTAAAACTGCAAATTCTACAACACTTATAATAGAAAGGCAAGTTTTAGAACCACCAGCagaaaatggaaatgaaaacaatGTTCACATTGCTGGAGGGGATCATAAAGGAATAGTTATTAATAAGCAAGCAGCTTCTG TTACAAATGGTGAAATTCATCCAGCACATCTTTGTTTACAATTCAGAGTATTTTTGGTAAGTGCTCAAACTGGAAAGCACACGCAGGAATCAAGAACTCTTCAATTTTGGTTTTCTGGTACATTATCAGAGAGTGAACATCCTAGTGTAGCACAAGAATTTTTCAGGGAATTAGTGAGTCCACAAGAATTTCCAAGag aTTATGTtggttttataaaaaaaataatgaaattaatgttACACAAGTACCCCACTATTAAAAAGATAGAAGTAGAATTGAGACAGCTTGAAGAACCAATAACTCTTCCAACTAGACCAT CTGATACTGGTCACATACAATTGACACTTCCatataagaaaattatttggaAATCAG tgTCAACAGATGAAACAGTTATGGGACAAGTAATTGAACTGACATTAGAAAAAGTATTAGAACTTATTGAGTCAGCTTATCCAAATCCAGTAACAGTTACTGATATGGCAAA AGAACATGGGTGGGATCCTTCTGCTGTTGAAATAAAGTTAAAAGAATTACAAGAAAAGGGTGTTGTTAAAGCAATGGAACATGGAGCTTTCACTAGAGTTGTGCACCAAGATACTCAAGTTcaa GTCGTAAAACAAATGCCAACTATGGCAAGTGCAAAACAACCAACTATAGCAATTATTACTGCACAGTATTGTGAGAAACTGGCAGTTGATTCAATGATTGAAAACAAAGAGACGTTTGTTCGTTATACAACTGTTG GTACGGCAAGTTCACCTGATGCGACAGACGGAGTACCGCGAGTGATATGCCGTTTCG GTGAATCAAATGTTTATACATTAGGTAATATTGGTGCACACAGAATTGTATGTACAAAGCTACCAACTGTAGGTCATACAAGAGAAGCAATGACTGCAGCAGGAAATACAACTACTAGATTATTAG GTACATTTCAAAAAGTGGATTTCGTTTTTCTAATCGGAATTGGAGGAGGTGTGCCACATTATACAGATTATAATAAACATGTACGACTCGGTGACGTGGTTGTTTCATATCCTGCTCCTGTTAATAAAAAGTACATCTATGCTTATTGTGAAAGTGCAAAGACGAACGAAAGTGGTGATTATCATTTTGAAACCAAAGAATACTGCCCACCAAATTTATATCTTCAAGAAATTGCTGCCAATCTTAGAGACCAA TCGGAGAATGAACCAAATCCTCCATGGCAAAAGTACCTGAAAGAAGGTTTAGATGCATTAAGTAATCAAACGGAACATGATTTTAAAGCACCACCGCCGGAATCTGATAAATTATACATGGCTATTGGTGAAAGAGATGTTATTGAAGTTGCACATCCTACTGCGCCCTCCGATGCTGTAAATAAAAG GGTGGATGGTTGTTCACGCATTCATTTAGCTCCAGTGGCATCCGGTAGACATATCGCTCGCGACGATCAACTTAGGCAGAAATTTGCGGCTCGTTTTCGAGCCCTCGCATTCGATGCAGAAATGGACGCGGTAGTTGAAAGTATTTTGGGTAATTGCCGTGAAAGTTTCGCCGTTATTCGAGGTATTTCTGATTACAAAGATGGCTCCCGTATAAAAGAATGGCAGCCCTATGCGTCCTTAGCTGCTGCTAGCGTGATGAAATCTATCATTTGCGCTATGGATCCACCCACTAATGTGTAA
- the LOC114876098 gene encoding uncharacterized protein LOC114876098 isoform X5, which yields MTEMDNKKTEHIVMTPKCKTANSTTLIIERQVLEPPAENGNENNVHIAGGDHKGIVINKQAASVTNGEIHPAHLCLQFRVFLVSAQTGKHTQESRTLQFWFSGTLSESEHPSVAQEFFRELVSPQEFPRDYVGFIKKIMKLMLHKYPTIKKIEVELRQLEEPITLPTRPSDTGHIQLTLPYKKIIWKSVSTDETVMGQVIELTLEKVLELIESAYPNPVTVTDMAKEHGWDPSAVEIKLKELQEKGVVKAMEHGAFTRVVHQDTQVQVVKQMPTMASAKQPTIAIITAQYCEKLAVDSMIENKETFVRYTTVGTASSPDATDGVPRVICRFGESNVYTLGNIGAHRIVCTKLPTVGHTREAMTAAGNTTTRLLGTFQKVDFVFLIGIGGGVPHYTDYNKHVRLGDVVVSYPAPVNKKYIYAYCESAKTNESGDYHFETKEYCPPNLYLQEIAANLRDQSENEPNPPWQKYLKEGLDALSNQTEHDFKAPPPESDKLYMAIGERDVIEVAHPTAPSDAVNKRVDGCSRIHLAPVASGRHIARDDQLRQKFAARFRALAFDAEMDAVVESILGNCRESFAVIRDSSNI from the exons ATGACCGAGATGGATAATAAAAAGACAG AACACATTGTCATGACACCAAAATGTAAAACTGCAAATTCTACAACACTTATAATAGAAAGGCAAGTTTTAGAACCACCAGCagaaaatggaaatgaaaacaatGTTCACATTGCTGGAGGGGATCATAAAGGAATAGTTATTAATAAGCAAGCAGCTTCTG TTACAAATGGTGAAATTCATCCAGCACATCTTTGTTTACAATTCAGAGTATTTTTGGTAAGTGCTCAAACTGGAAAGCACACGCAGGAATCAAGAACTCTTCAATTTTGGTTTTCTGGTACATTATCAGAGAGTGAACATCCTAGTGTAGCACAAGAATTTTTCAGGGAATTAGTGAGTCCACAAGAATTTCCAAGag aTTATGTtggttttataaaaaaaataatgaaattaatgttACACAAGTACCCCACTATTAAAAAGATAGAAGTAGAATTGAGACAGCTTGAAGAACCAATAACTCTTCCAACTAGACCAT CTGATACTGGTCACATACAATTGACACTTCCatataagaaaattatttggaAATCAG tgTCAACAGATGAAACAGTTATGGGACAAGTAATTGAACTGACATTAGAAAAAGTATTAGAACTTATTGAGTCAGCTTATCCAAATCCAGTAACAGTTACTGATATGGCAAA AGAACATGGGTGGGATCCTTCTGCTGTTGAAATAAAGTTAAAAGAATTACAAGAAAAGGGTGTTGTTAAAGCAATGGAACATGGAGCTTTCACTAGAGTTGTGCACCAAGATACTCAAGTTcaa GTCGTAAAACAAATGCCAACTATGGCAAGTGCAAAACAACCAACTATAGCAATTATTACTGCACAGTATTGTGAGAAACTGGCAGTTGATTCAATGATTGAAAACAAAGAGACGTTTGTTCGTTATACAACTGTTG GTACGGCAAGTTCACCTGATGCGACAGACGGAGTACCGCGAGTGATATGCCGTTTCG GTGAATCAAATGTTTATACATTAGGTAATATTGGTGCACACAGAATTGTATGTACAAAGCTACCAACTGTAGGTCATACAAGAGAAGCAATGACTGCAGCAGGAAATACAACTACTAGATTATTAG GTACATTTCAAAAAGTGGATTTCGTTTTTCTAATCGGAATTGGAGGAGGTGTGCCACATTATACAGATTATAATAAACATGTACGACTCGGTGACGTGGTTGTTTCATATCCTGCTCCTGTTAATAAAAAGTACATCTATGCTTATTGTGAAAGTGCAAAGACGAACGAAAGTGGTGATTATCATTTTGAAACCAAAGAATACTGCCCACCAAATTTATATCTTCAAGAAATTGCTGCCAATCTTAGAGACCAA TCGGAGAATGAACCAAATCCTCCATGGCAAAAGTACCTGAAAGAAGGTTTAGATGCATTAAGTAATCAAACGGAACATGATTTTAAAGCACCACCGCCGGAATCTGATAAATTATACATGGCTATTGGTGAAAGAGATGTTATTGAAGTTGCACATCCTACTGCGCCCTCCGATGCTGTAAATAAAAG GGTGGATGGTTGTTCACGCATTCATTTAGCTCCAGTGGCATCCGGTAGACATATCGCTCGCGACGATCAACTTAGGCAGAAATTTGCGGCTCGTTTTCGAGCCCTCGCATTCGATGCAGAAATGGACGCGGTAGTTGAAAGTATTTTGGGTAATTGCCGTGAAAGTTTCGCCGTTATTCGAG
- the LOC114876098 gene encoding uncharacterized protein LOC114876098 isoform X2 → MTEMDNKKTEHIVMTPKCKTANSTTLIIERQVLEPPAENGNENNVHIAGGDHKGIVINKQAASVTNGEIHPAHLCLQFRVFLVSAQTGKHTQESRTLQFWFSGTLSESEHPSVAQEFFRELVSPQEFPRDYVGFIKKIMKLMLHKYPTIKKIEVELRQLEEPITLPTRPLSTDETVMGQVIELTLEKVLELIESAYPNPVTVTDMAKEHGWDPSAVEIKLKELQEKGVVKAMEHGAFTRVVHQDTQVQVVKQMPTMASAKQPTIAIITAQYCEKLAVDSMIENKETFVRYTTVGTASSPDATDGVPRVICRFGESNVYTLGNIGAHRIVCTKLPTVGHTREAMTAAGNTTTRLLGTFQKVDFVFLIGIGGGVPHYTDYNKHVRLGDVVVSYPAPVNKKYIYAYCESAKTNESGDYHFETKEYCPPNLYLQEIAANLRDQSENEPNPPWQKYLKEGLDALSNQTEHDFKAPPPESDKLYMAIGERDVIEVAHPTAPSDAVNKRVDGCSRIHLAPVASGRHIARDDQLRQKFAARFRALAFDAEMDAVVESILGNCRESFAVIRGISDYKDGSRIKEWQPYASLAAASVMKSIICAMDPPTNV, encoded by the exons ATGACCGAGATGGATAATAAAAAGACAG AACACATTGTCATGACACCAAAATGTAAAACTGCAAATTCTACAACACTTATAATAGAAAGGCAAGTTTTAGAACCACCAGCagaaaatggaaatgaaaacaatGTTCACATTGCTGGAGGGGATCATAAAGGAATAGTTATTAATAAGCAAGCAGCTTCTG TTACAAATGGTGAAATTCATCCAGCACATCTTTGTTTACAATTCAGAGTATTTTTGGTAAGTGCTCAAACTGGAAAGCACACGCAGGAATCAAGAACTCTTCAATTTTGGTTTTCTGGTACATTATCAGAGAGTGAACATCCTAGTGTAGCACAAGAATTTTTCAGGGAATTAGTGAGTCCACAAGAATTTCCAAGag aTTATGTtggttttataaaaaaaataatgaaattaatgttACACAAGTACCCCACTATTAAAAAGATAGAAGTAGAATTGAGACAGCTTGAAGAACCAATAACTCTTCCAACTAGACCAT tgTCAACAGATGAAACAGTTATGGGACAAGTAATTGAACTGACATTAGAAAAAGTATTAGAACTTATTGAGTCAGCTTATCCAAATCCAGTAACAGTTACTGATATGGCAAA AGAACATGGGTGGGATCCTTCTGCTGTTGAAATAAAGTTAAAAGAATTACAAGAAAAGGGTGTTGTTAAAGCAATGGAACATGGAGCTTTCACTAGAGTTGTGCACCAAGATACTCAAGTTcaa GTCGTAAAACAAATGCCAACTATGGCAAGTGCAAAACAACCAACTATAGCAATTATTACTGCACAGTATTGTGAGAAACTGGCAGTTGATTCAATGATTGAAAACAAAGAGACGTTTGTTCGTTATACAACTGTTG GTACGGCAAGTTCACCTGATGCGACAGACGGAGTACCGCGAGTGATATGCCGTTTCG GTGAATCAAATGTTTATACATTAGGTAATATTGGTGCACACAGAATTGTATGTACAAAGCTACCAACTGTAGGTCATACAAGAGAAGCAATGACTGCAGCAGGAAATACAACTACTAGATTATTAG GTACATTTCAAAAAGTGGATTTCGTTTTTCTAATCGGAATTGGAGGAGGTGTGCCACATTATACAGATTATAATAAACATGTACGACTCGGTGACGTGGTTGTTTCATATCCTGCTCCTGTTAATAAAAAGTACATCTATGCTTATTGTGAAAGTGCAAAGACGAACGAAAGTGGTGATTATCATTTTGAAACCAAAGAATACTGCCCACCAAATTTATATCTTCAAGAAATTGCTGCCAATCTTAGAGACCAA TCGGAGAATGAACCAAATCCTCCATGGCAAAAGTACCTGAAAGAAGGTTTAGATGCATTAAGTAATCAAACGGAACATGATTTTAAAGCACCACCGCCGGAATCTGATAAATTATACATGGCTATTGGTGAAAGAGATGTTATTGAAGTTGCACATCCTACTGCGCCCTCCGATGCTGTAAATAAAAG GGTGGATGGTTGTTCACGCATTCATTTAGCTCCAGTGGCATCCGGTAGACATATCGCTCGCGACGATCAACTTAGGCAGAAATTTGCGGCTCGTTTTCGAGCCCTCGCATTCGATGCAGAAATGGACGCGGTAGTTGAAAGTATTTTGGGTAATTGCCGTGAAAGTTTCGCCGTTATTCGAGGTATTTCTGATTACAAAGATGGCTCCCGTATAAAAGAATGGCAGCCCTATGCGTCCTTAGCTGCTGCTAGCGTGATGAAATCTATCATTTGCGCTATGGATCCACCCACTAATGTGTAA
- the LOC114876098 gene encoding uncharacterized protein LOC114876098 isoform X7, whose protein sequence is MTEMDNKKTEHIVMTPKCKTANSTTLIIERQVLEPPAENGNENNVHIAGGDHKGIVINKQAASVTNGEIHPAHLCLQFRVFLVSAQTGKHTQESRTLQFWFSGTLSESEHPSVAQEFFRELVSPQEFPRDYVGFIKKIMKLMLHKYPTIKKIEVELRQLEEPITLPTRPLSTDETVMGQVIELTLEKVLELIESAYPNPVTVTDMAKEHGWDPSAVEIKLKELQEKGVVKAMEHGAFTRVVHQDTQVQVVKQMPTMASAKQPTIAIITAQYCEKLAVDSMIENKETFVRYTTVGESNVYTLGNIGAHRIVCTKLPTVGHTREAMTAAGNTTTRLLGTFQKVDFVFLIGIGGGVPHYTDYNKHVRLGDVVVSYPAPVNKKYIYAYCESAKTNESGDYHFETKEYCPPNLYLQEIAANLRDQSENEPNPPWQKYLKEGLDALSNQTEHDFKAPPPESDKLYMAIGERDVIEVAHPTAPSDAVNKRVDGCSRIHLAPVASGRHIARDDQLRQKFAARFRALAFDAEMDAVVESILGNCRESFAVIRGISDYKDGSRIKEWQPYASLAAASVMKSIICAMDPPTNV, encoded by the exons ATGACCGAGATGGATAATAAAAAGACAG AACACATTGTCATGACACCAAAATGTAAAACTGCAAATTCTACAACACTTATAATAGAAAGGCAAGTTTTAGAACCACCAGCagaaaatggaaatgaaaacaatGTTCACATTGCTGGAGGGGATCATAAAGGAATAGTTATTAATAAGCAAGCAGCTTCTG TTACAAATGGTGAAATTCATCCAGCACATCTTTGTTTACAATTCAGAGTATTTTTGGTAAGTGCTCAAACTGGAAAGCACACGCAGGAATCAAGAACTCTTCAATTTTGGTTTTCTGGTACATTATCAGAGAGTGAACATCCTAGTGTAGCACAAGAATTTTTCAGGGAATTAGTGAGTCCACAAGAATTTCCAAGag aTTATGTtggttttataaaaaaaataatgaaattaatgttACACAAGTACCCCACTATTAAAAAGATAGAAGTAGAATTGAGACAGCTTGAAGAACCAATAACTCTTCCAACTAGACCAT tgTCAACAGATGAAACAGTTATGGGACAAGTAATTGAACTGACATTAGAAAAAGTATTAGAACTTATTGAGTCAGCTTATCCAAATCCAGTAACAGTTACTGATATGGCAAA AGAACATGGGTGGGATCCTTCTGCTGTTGAAATAAAGTTAAAAGAATTACAAGAAAAGGGTGTTGTTAAAGCAATGGAACATGGAGCTTTCACTAGAGTTGTGCACCAAGATACTCAAGTTcaa GTCGTAAAACAAATGCCAACTATGGCAAGTGCAAAACAACCAACTATAGCAATTATTACTGCACAGTATTGTGAGAAACTGGCAGTTGATTCAATGATTGAAAACAAAGAGACGTTTGTTCGTTATACAACTGTTG GTGAATCAAATGTTTATACATTAGGTAATATTGGTGCACACAGAATTGTATGTACAAAGCTACCAACTGTAGGTCATACAAGAGAAGCAATGACTGCAGCAGGAAATACAACTACTAGATTATTAG GTACATTTCAAAAAGTGGATTTCGTTTTTCTAATCGGAATTGGAGGAGGTGTGCCACATTATACAGATTATAATAAACATGTACGACTCGGTGACGTGGTTGTTTCATATCCTGCTCCTGTTAATAAAAAGTACATCTATGCTTATTGTGAAAGTGCAAAGACGAACGAAAGTGGTGATTATCATTTTGAAACCAAAGAATACTGCCCACCAAATTTATATCTTCAAGAAATTGCTGCCAATCTTAGAGACCAA TCGGAGAATGAACCAAATCCTCCATGGCAAAAGTACCTGAAAGAAGGTTTAGATGCATTAAGTAATCAAACGGAACATGATTTTAAAGCACCACCGCCGGAATCTGATAAATTATACATGGCTATTGGTGAAAGAGATGTTATTGAAGTTGCACATCCTACTGCGCCCTCCGATGCTGTAAATAAAAG GGTGGATGGTTGTTCACGCATTCATTTAGCTCCAGTGGCATCCGGTAGACATATCGCTCGCGACGATCAACTTAGGCAGAAATTTGCGGCTCGTTTTCGAGCCCTCGCATTCGATGCAGAAATGGACGCGGTAGTTGAAAGTATTTTGGGTAATTGCCGTGAAAGTTTCGCCGTTATTCGAGGTATTTCTGATTACAAAGATGGCTCCCGTATAAAAGAATGGCAGCCCTATGCGTCCTTAGCTGCTGCTAGCGTGATGAAATCTATCATTTGCGCTATGGATCCACCCACTAATGTGTAA
- the LOC114876098 gene encoding uncharacterized protein LOC114876098 isoform X6, which produces MTEMDNKKTEHIVMTPKCKTANSTTLIIERQVLEPPAENGNENNVHIAGGDHKGIVINKQAASVTNGEIHPAHLCLQFRVFLVSAQTGKHTQESRTLQFWFSGTLSESEHPSVAQEFFRELVSPQEFPRDYVGFIKKIMKLMLHKYPTIKKIEVELRQLEEPITLPTRPSDTGHIQLTLPYKKIIWKSVSTDETVMGQVIELTLEKVLELIESAYPNPVTVTDMAKEHGWDPSAVEIKLKELQEKGVVKAMEHGAFTRVVHQDTQVQVVKQMPTMASAKQPTIAIITAQYCEKLAVDSMIENKETFVRYTTVGTASSPDATDGVPRVICRFGESNVYTLGNIGAHRIVCTKLPTVGHTREAMTAAGNTTTRLLGTFQKVDFVFLIGIGGGVPHYTDYNKHVRLGDVVVSYPAPVNKKYIYAYCESAKTNESGDYHFETKEYCPPNLYLQEIAANLRDQSENEPNPPWQKYLKEGLDALSNQTEHDFKAPPPESDKLYMAIGERDVIEVAHPTAPSDAVNKRVDGCSRIHLAPVASGRHIARDDQLRQKFAARFRALAFDAEMDAVVESILGNCRESFAVIRVQG; this is translated from the exons ATGACCGAGATGGATAATAAAAAGACAG AACACATTGTCATGACACCAAAATGTAAAACTGCAAATTCTACAACACTTATAATAGAAAGGCAAGTTTTAGAACCACCAGCagaaaatggaaatgaaaacaatGTTCACATTGCTGGAGGGGATCATAAAGGAATAGTTATTAATAAGCAAGCAGCTTCTG TTACAAATGGTGAAATTCATCCAGCACATCTTTGTTTACAATTCAGAGTATTTTTGGTAAGTGCTCAAACTGGAAAGCACACGCAGGAATCAAGAACTCTTCAATTTTGGTTTTCTGGTACATTATCAGAGAGTGAACATCCTAGTGTAGCACAAGAATTTTTCAGGGAATTAGTGAGTCCACAAGAATTTCCAAGag aTTATGTtggttttataaaaaaaataatgaaattaatgttACACAAGTACCCCACTATTAAAAAGATAGAAGTAGAATTGAGACAGCTTGAAGAACCAATAACTCTTCCAACTAGACCAT CTGATACTGGTCACATACAATTGACACTTCCatataagaaaattatttggaAATCAG tgTCAACAGATGAAACAGTTATGGGACAAGTAATTGAACTGACATTAGAAAAAGTATTAGAACTTATTGAGTCAGCTTATCCAAATCCAGTAACAGTTACTGATATGGCAAA AGAACATGGGTGGGATCCTTCTGCTGTTGAAATAAAGTTAAAAGAATTACAAGAAAAGGGTGTTGTTAAAGCAATGGAACATGGAGCTTTCACTAGAGTTGTGCACCAAGATACTCAAGTTcaa GTCGTAAAACAAATGCCAACTATGGCAAGTGCAAAACAACCAACTATAGCAATTATTACTGCACAGTATTGTGAGAAACTGGCAGTTGATTCAATGATTGAAAACAAAGAGACGTTTGTTCGTTATACAACTGTTG GTACGGCAAGTTCACCTGATGCGACAGACGGAGTACCGCGAGTGATATGCCGTTTCG GTGAATCAAATGTTTATACATTAGGTAATATTGGTGCACACAGAATTGTATGTACAAAGCTACCAACTGTAGGTCATACAAGAGAAGCAATGACTGCAGCAGGAAATACAACTACTAGATTATTAG GTACATTTCAAAAAGTGGATTTCGTTTTTCTAATCGGAATTGGAGGAGGTGTGCCACATTATACAGATTATAATAAACATGTACGACTCGGTGACGTGGTTGTTTCATATCCTGCTCCTGTTAATAAAAAGTACATCTATGCTTATTGTGAAAGTGCAAAGACGAACGAAAGTGGTGATTATCATTTTGAAACCAAAGAATACTGCCCACCAAATTTATATCTTCAAGAAATTGCTGCCAATCTTAGAGACCAA TCGGAGAATGAACCAAATCCTCCATGGCAAAAGTACCTGAAAGAAGGTTTAGATGCATTAAGTAATCAAACGGAACATGATTTTAAAGCACCACCGCCGGAATCTGATAAATTATACATGGCTATTGGTGAAAGAGATGTTATTGAAGTTGCACATCCTACTGCGCCCTCCGATGCTGTAAATAAAAG GGTGGATGGTTGTTCACGCATTCATTTAGCTCCAGTGGCATCCGGTAGACATATCGCTCGCGACGATCAACTTAGGCAGAAATTTGCGGCTCGTTTTCGAGCCCTCGCATTCGATGCAGAAATGGACGCGGTAGTTGAAAGTATTTTGGGTAATTGCCGTGAAAGTTTCGCCGTTATTCGAG
- the LOC114876098 gene encoding uncharacterized protein LOC114876098 isoform X3 gives MTEMDNKKTEHIVMTPKCKTANSTTLIIERQVLEPPAENGNENNVHIAGGDHKGIVINKQAASVTNGEIHPAHLCLQFRVFLVSAQTGKHTQESRTLQFWFSGTLSESEHPSVAQEFFRELVSPQEFPRDYVGFIKKIMKLMLHKYPTIKKIEVELRQLEEPITLPTRPSDTGHIQLTLPYKKIIWKSVSTDETVMGQVIELTLEKVLELIESAYPNPVTVTDMAKEHGWDPSAVEIKLKELQEKGVVKAMEHGAFTRVVHQDTQVQVVKQMPTMASAKQPTIAIITAQYCEKLAVDSMIENKETFVRYTTVGESNVYTLGNIGAHRIVCTKLPTVGHTREAMTAAGNTTTRLLGTFQKVDFVFLIGIGGGVPHYTDYNKHVRLGDVVVSYPAPVNKKYIYAYCESAKTNESGDYHFETKEYCPPNLYLQEIAANLRDQSENEPNPPWQKYLKEGLDALSNQTEHDFKAPPPESDKLYMAIGERDVIEVAHPTAPSDAVNKRVDGCSRIHLAPVASGRHIARDDQLRQKFAARFRALAFDAEMDAVVESILGNCRESFAVIRGISDYKDGSRIKEWQPYASLAAASVMKSIICAMDPPTNV, from the exons ATGACCGAGATGGATAATAAAAAGACAG AACACATTGTCATGACACCAAAATGTAAAACTGCAAATTCTACAACACTTATAATAGAAAGGCAAGTTTTAGAACCACCAGCagaaaatggaaatgaaaacaatGTTCACATTGCTGGAGGGGATCATAAAGGAATAGTTATTAATAAGCAAGCAGCTTCTG TTACAAATGGTGAAATTCATCCAGCACATCTTTGTTTACAATTCAGAGTATTTTTGGTAAGTGCTCAAACTGGAAAGCACACGCAGGAATCAAGAACTCTTCAATTTTGGTTTTCTGGTACATTATCAGAGAGTGAACATCCTAGTGTAGCACAAGAATTTTTCAGGGAATTAGTGAGTCCACAAGAATTTCCAAGag aTTATGTtggttttataaaaaaaataatgaaattaatgttACACAAGTACCCCACTATTAAAAAGATAGAAGTAGAATTGAGACAGCTTGAAGAACCAATAACTCTTCCAACTAGACCAT CTGATACTGGTCACATACAATTGACACTTCCatataagaaaattatttggaAATCAG tgTCAACAGATGAAACAGTTATGGGACAAGTAATTGAACTGACATTAGAAAAAGTATTAGAACTTATTGAGTCAGCTTATCCAAATCCAGTAACAGTTACTGATATGGCAAA AGAACATGGGTGGGATCCTTCTGCTGTTGAAATAAAGTTAAAAGAATTACAAGAAAAGGGTGTTGTTAAAGCAATGGAACATGGAGCTTTCACTAGAGTTGTGCACCAAGATACTCAAGTTcaa GTCGTAAAACAAATGCCAACTATGGCAAGTGCAAAACAACCAACTATAGCAATTATTACTGCACAGTATTGTGAGAAACTGGCAGTTGATTCAATGATTGAAAACAAAGAGACGTTTGTTCGTTATACAACTGTTG GTGAATCAAATGTTTATACATTAGGTAATATTGGTGCACACAGAATTGTATGTACAAAGCTACCAACTGTAGGTCATACAAGAGAAGCAATGACTGCAGCAGGAAATACAACTACTAGATTATTAG GTACATTTCAAAAAGTGGATTTCGTTTTTCTAATCGGAATTGGAGGAGGTGTGCCACATTATACAGATTATAATAAACATGTACGACTCGGTGACGTGGTTGTTTCATATCCTGCTCCTGTTAATAAAAAGTACATCTATGCTTATTGTGAAAGTGCAAAGACGAACGAAAGTGGTGATTATCATTTTGAAACCAAAGAATACTGCCCACCAAATTTATATCTTCAAGAAATTGCTGCCAATCTTAGAGACCAA TCGGAGAATGAACCAAATCCTCCATGGCAAAAGTACCTGAAAGAAGGTTTAGATGCATTAAGTAATCAAACGGAACATGATTTTAAAGCACCACCGCCGGAATCTGATAAATTATACATGGCTATTGGTGAAAGAGATGTTATTGAAGTTGCACATCCTACTGCGCCCTCCGATGCTGTAAATAAAAG GGTGGATGGTTGTTCACGCATTCATTTAGCTCCAGTGGCATCCGGTAGACATATCGCTCGCGACGATCAACTTAGGCAGAAATTTGCGGCTCGTTTTCGAGCCCTCGCATTCGATGCAGAAATGGACGCGGTAGTTGAAAGTATTTTGGGTAATTGCCGTGAAAGTTTCGCCGTTATTCGAGGTATTTCTGATTACAAAGATGGCTCCCGTATAAAAGAATGGCAGCCCTATGCGTCCTTAGCTGCTGCTAGCGTGATGAAATCTATCATTTGCGCTATGGATCCACCCACTAATGTGTAA